Proteins encoded within one genomic window of Arachis ipaensis cultivar K30076 chromosome B08, Araip1.1, whole genome shotgun sequence:
- the LOC107611021 gene encoding homeobox protein BEL1 homolog, producing MKAVVSSFQAVAGNGAATVYTALAQKAMSKYFRNLKDAIMGQIQATKKAMGEKDPIAAGTTKGKTLRLKIIDQALRQQRAFQQMSMMETHPWKPQRGLPERSVSVLHPGASQHNSSVVPKSLFCKSSTVSNWFINSRVRLAEEECLGRVMDTFGSVELDFSSYTQQQQQH from the exons ATGAAGGCAGTGGTGTCTTCCTTTCAGGCGGTGGCTGGAAACGGTGCTGCCACGGTTTACACGGCTTTGGCACAGAAAGCCATGTCTAAATATTTCAGGAACCTGAAGGATGCAATAATGGGGCAGATTCAAGCGACAAAAAAGGCCATGGGAGAGAAAGATCCAATTGCAGCAGGCACCACCAAGGGAAAAACCCTGAGACTGAAGATCATTGACCAAGCTTTGAGGCAGCAAAGGGCATTCCAGCAAATGAGCATGATGGAAACTCATCCATGGAAACCTCAGCGTGGCCTTCCCGAGCGCTCCGTTTCTGTTCTCC ATCCTGGTGCAAGTCAACACAATAGCTCGGTAGTTCCGAAGAGCCTCTTCTGCAAATCAAGCACT GTTTCAAACTGGTTTATCAACTCAAGGGTTCGTCTAGCGGAAGAAGAATGCTTGGGGCGAGTGATGGACACATTTGGATCAGTGGAGCTTGATTTCTCTTCATACacccagcagcagcagcaacattAG
- the LOC107611022 gene encoding uncharacterized protein LOC107611022 yields MKKYISFHSSSEDSDCSDSLSDLNDFVMEEAYENISLLSRVSVEEHLCSLIRSQSNVVPLAENYSRCNAKHSEKELTSHVANVDVEMERNQKTDSPLDSLCCEREMHSDGPGLGSTNIKQAENVLSTSQRSAENNSNALALNQTIVSAMVDLTPSMPENDVVSLAVETSGNFKNENLATYLAPENKR; encoded by the exons ATGAAAAAGTACATAAGCTTCCATTCTTCTAGTGAGGACTCCGACTGCAGTGATTCTCTTTCTGATTTGAATGATTTTGTTATGGAAGAGGCCTATGAAAATATAAGCTTGCTTTCTAGAGTTTCTGTTGAGGAGCATCTTTGCAGTTTAATTAGATCTCAATCAAATGTTGTCCCCCTTGCTGAAAATTATAGCAGATGTAATGCGAAGCATAGTGAGAAAGAGCTTACTTCTCATGTAGCCAATGTCGATGTggagatggagaggaaccaaaaaACTGACTCACCTCTTGATTCTTTATGTTGTGAAAGGGAGATGCATTCTGATGGTCCTGGTTTGGGTTCAACTAATATCAAACAAGCTGAAAACGTTCTTTCTACATCTCAGCGTTCTGCGGAGAATAATTCCAATGCTTTAGCCCTAAACCAG ACCATTGTTTCGGCTATGGTTGATTTGACTCCATCTATGCCAGAAAATGATGTTGTCTCCTTAGCTGTTGAAACCTCTGGAAATTTCA AAAATGAGAACTTGGCAACCtatttagctccagaaaataagCGATAA